A single Bosea sp. PAMC 26642 DNA region contains:
- a CDS encoding energy transducer TonB family protein, producing MIGQARPRRLLAVLRWSTAGLAVVAAHGGLAWVGVNWRPSAAEAAAGAPEPAIMIELAAVSVAPEAPAETLPPAPERVEPETPPEPVKETPPPEPEPPPPPPEPVMEQPVEPPPPEPTPVQAPEPEIKLPDLPTLPDAAAVLAPPPPERPKEIAKPVERKPPPKPRIVERKPERPRARQAAAPPPAPPQSSAPNAAPQGAESTPSVSPASWRGSLIAHLNRYKRFPGGANPGTVQIAFSIDRAGRVLSARLAGSSGDPALDEEAVGMIRRASPVPAPPSGVGGSTLTLAVPVRFSR from the coding sequence ATGATCGGACAGGCCAGACCTCGCCGCCTTCTCGCCGTGCTGCGCTGGAGTACGGCCGGCCTTGCCGTCGTCGCGGCGCATGGCGGGCTGGCCTGGGTCGGCGTGAACTGGCGCCCCTCGGCCGCCGAGGCCGCCGCCGGCGCGCCGGAACCGGCCATCATGATCGAGCTTGCGGCCGTTTCGGTCGCTCCCGAGGCGCCCGCCGAGACCTTGCCGCCGGCGCCCGAGCGCGTCGAGCCCGAGACGCCGCCGGAGCCGGTCAAGGAGACGCCTCCTCCCGAGCCCGAACCGCCGCCTCCGCCGCCGGAACCCGTCATGGAGCAGCCGGTCGAGCCGCCGCCGCCCGAGCCGACGCCCGTGCAGGCTCCAGAACCCGAGATCAAGCTGCCGGACCTGCCGACGCTGCCCGACGCGGCCGCTGTCCTCGCGCCGCCACCCCCGGAACGGCCCAAGGAGATCGCCAAGCCCGTCGAGCGCAAGCCGCCGCCGAAGCCGCGCATCGTCGAGCGCAAGCCCGAGCGTCCGCGTGCGCGCCAGGCTGCCGCGCCGCCACCGGCGCCGCCGCAATCCTCGGCGCCCAACGCCGCACCGCAAGGCGCCGAATCGACGCCGTCCGTCTCGCCGGCAAGCTGGCGCGGCTCGCTGATCGCCCATCTCAATCGCTACAAGCGCTTTCCGGGCGGAGCCAATCCGGGCACCGTCCAGATCGCCTTCTCGATCGATCGCGCCGGCCGCGTCCTCTCGGCCAGGCTCGCCGGTTCGTCCGGCGATCCCGCCCTCGACGAGGAAGCGGTCGGGATGATCCGCCGCGCCAGCCCGGTTCCGGCTCCGCCGAGCGGCGTGGGCGGCAGCACGCTGACGCTGGCCGTGCCGGTGAGGTTTTCGCGGTAG
- a CDS encoding ABC transporter permease: MRVLALAGRRLAASIPTLFLILIGVFLLLQLAPGDTVDAMMAQMGGGDATTAKQLREFYGLDLTVGAQLANYLWRLVRLDLGFSAIYGKPVATVIAERLPATLLLMTASLSLAFFFGLILGVVAARRVNRWQDTLISTLGLVFYAMPTFWFGLMAIVVFAIYLQWLPAGGYEDITVGLTGLRRTLDIARHLTLPTLTLGLFYMAIYLRIMRGSMLEVLNLDFVRTARAKGMDETRVIVRHVLRNALLPMVTLIGLQAGTMLGGSVVVESVFSLPGLGRLAYESVVQRDLNTLLGIVFVSALLVIVVNFIVDLLYARLDPRITTGT, from the coding sequence ATGCGCGTTCTAGCTCTCGCGGGGCGGCGTCTGGCCGCCTCGATCCCGACGCTGTTCCTGATCCTGATCGGGGTCTTCCTGCTGCTCCAGCTTGCGCCGGGCGACACGGTCGACGCGATGATGGCGCAGATGGGCGGGGGCGACGCGACCACGGCCAAGCAGCTGCGCGAGTTCTACGGACTCGATCTCACGGTCGGGGCGCAGCTCGCCAATTATCTCTGGCGACTGGTCAGGCTGGATCTCGGCTTCTCGGCGATCTATGGCAAGCCGGTCGCGACGGTCATCGCCGAGCGCCTGCCTGCGACGCTGCTCCTGATGACGGCCTCGCTCTCGCTTGCCTTCTTCTTCGGGCTGATCCTCGGCGTCGTCGCGGCGCGTCGCGTCAACCGCTGGCAGGATACGCTGATCTCGACGCTCGGGCTCGTCTTCTACGCCATGCCGACCTTCTGGTTCGGCCTGATGGCGATCGTCGTCTTCGCGATCTACCTGCAATGGCTACCGGCCGGCGGCTATGAGGACATCACCGTCGGCCTGACGGGCCTGCGCCGGACGCTCGACATCGCGCGGCATCTGACGCTGCCGACGCTGACGCTGGGCCTGTTCTACATGGCGATCTATCTGCGCATCATGCGCGGCTCGATGCTGGAGGTGCTGAACCTCGATTTCGTCCGCACCGCCCGCGCCAAGGGCATGGACGAGACGCGCGTCATCGTGCGCCATGTGCTGCGCAACGCGCTCCTGCCCATGGTGACGCTGATCGGCCTGCAGGCGGGCACGATGCTGGGCGGCTCGGTCGTGGTCGAGAGCGTGTTCTCGCTGCCGGGGCTCGGTCGGCTCGCCTATGAATCGGTCGTCCAGCGCGACCTCAACACGCTGCTCGGCATCGTCTTCG
- a CDS encoding ABC transporter ATP-binding protein: protein MSDVNSGSQVPNATRSLRERVGALRNLRPFMAMVWRTSPLLTTVSLLLRLTRALLPVAALFVGKLIIDDVVLLLQQPDRPPTLTQWWESGRLNGLALLIFAEFALAILADVLGRIVSLVDGMLSETVNNASSIRLMQHAATLDLEDFEDSEFQDQLERARRQTSGRLTLLGQLFGQAQDIVTVASFAAGLVIYAPWLIVLLLVALVPAFLGETHFNAQSYSLDFGRTPERRELDYVRQTAASVETAKEVKIFGLNAFLIDRYARLAASFYTANRRLALRRAGWGGIFTTIGTVGYYLAFAYIVWRTLAGEFSIGDLTFLAGSFRRLRTLLEGLLSGFSTTASLALYLNDLFAFFEVEPEIHSPPNPLPLPDPIREGFVFEDVGFIYPGAERWAVRNLSFTLKAGEVLALVGENGAGKTTLVKLLTRLYDPDEGRILLDGRDLRDYDLDALRGSMGVIFQDFARYNLTAGDNIAVGRIEARGDHARIARAAERSQADAIIARLPAAYDQMIGKRFKNGIELSGGEWQKIAIARAYMREAQVLVLDEPTAALDARSEFEVFKRFKELSQGKTAILISHRFSSVRMADRILVLAGGRVEAQGTHDELIAQAGRYAELFELQAAGYR from the coding sequence ATGAGTGACGTGAATTCCGGTAGTCAGGTGCCGAACGCTACCCGATCGCTCAGGGAGCGCGTCGGGGCGCTGCGCAATCTGCGCCCCTTCATGGCGATGGTCTGGCGCACCAGTCCGCTGCTGACGACGGTCTCCCTGCTGCTCAGGTTGACGCGCGCGCTCTTGCCGGTTGCAGCCCTGTTCGTCGGCAAACTGATCATCGACGATGTCGTGCTTCTGCTGCAGCAGCCGGACAGGCCGCCGACATTGACGCAATGGTGGGAAAGCGGCCGGCTGAACGGGCTAGCGCTTCTCATCTTCGCGGAATTCGCCCTGGCGATCCTTGCCGACGTGCTGGGGCGGATCGTCTCGCTCGTCGACGGCATGTTGTCCGAGACCGTCAACAACGCCTCCAGCATCCGCCTGATGCAGCACGCCGCCACGCTCGACCTCGAGGATTTCGAGGATTCGGAGTTCCAGGATCAGCTCGAACGCGCCCGCCGCCAGACCAGCGGCCGCCTGACGCTGCTCGGCCAGCTCTTCGGCCAGGCGCAGGACATCGTCACGGTGGCGAGCTTTGCCGCAGGCCTTGTCATCTATGCGCCCTGGCTGATCGTGCTCTTGCTTGTGGCGCTGGTGCCGGCCTTTCTCGGCGAGACGCATTTCAACGCGCAAAGCTACTCGCTCGATTTCGGCCGCACGCCGGAGCGGCGCGAGCTCGATTACGTCCGCCAGACCGCGGCCAGCGTCGAGACGGCCAAGGAGGTCAAGATCTTCGGCCTCAACGCCTTTCTGATCGATCGCTATGCCCGCCTTGCCGCCTCCTTCTACACCGCCAACCGCAGGCTTGCGCTGCGCCGGGCGGGTTGGGGCGGCATCTTCACGACGATCGGCACGGTCGGCTACTATCTCGCCTTCGCCTATATCGTCTGGCGCACGCTCGCCGGCGAATTCTCGATCGGCGACCTGACCTTTCTGGCGGGCTCCTTCCGCCGCCTGCGGACGCTGCTGGAAGGCCTGCTGTCGGGCTTCTCGACGACCGCTTCGCTGGCGCTCTATCTTAACGACCTGTTCGCCTTCTTCGAGGTCGAGCCGGAAATCCATTCGCCCCCGAACCCGCTGCCGCTGCCGGATCCGATCCGCGAGGGCTTCGTCTTCGAGGATGTCGGCTTCATCTATCCCGGCGCCGAGCGCTGGGCCGTGCGTAATCTCAGCTTCACGCTGAAGGCGGGCGAGGTGCTGGCGCTGGTCGGCGAGAACGGCGCCGGCAAGACCACGCTGGTCAAGCTGCTGACGCGGCTCTACGACCCCGACGAAGGCCGCATCCTGCTGGATGGCCGCGATCTGCGCGATTACGACCTCGATGCGCTGCGCGGCAGCATGGGCGTCATCTTCCAGGATTTCGCGCGCTACAATCTCACCGCCGGCGACAATATCGCGGTCGGGCGGATCGAGGCGCGCGGCGACCATGCCCGGATCGCGCGCGCAGCTGAGAGGAGCCAGGCCGATGCCATCATCGCGCGGCTGCCGGCCGCCTACGACCAGATGATCGGCAAGCGCTTCAAGAACGGCATCGAGCTCTCGGGCGGCGAGTGGCAGAAGATCGCCATCGCGAGGGCCTATATGCGCGAGGCGCAGGTCCTGGTGCTCGACGAGCCGACAGCCGCGCTCGATGCCCGCTCCGAATTCGAGGTCTTCAAGCGCTTCAAGGAGCTGAGCCAGGGCAAGACCGCCATCCTGATCTCGCACCGCTTCTCCAGCGTGCGGATGGCGGACCGTATCCTCGTCCTGGCCGGCGGCAGGGTCGAGGCGCAAGGGACGCATGACGAACTGATCGCCCAAGCCGGGCGCTACGCCGAACTTTTCGAGTTGCAGGCCGCGGGCTATCGCTGA
- the exbD gene encoding TonB system transport protein ExbD, translated as MAVSLKDPQDGDLAEVSEINVTPFIDVILVLLIIFMVAAPLSTVDVAVDLPVSNAQPQPRPEAPLFLTVKGDLTLALGNDTIGRESLQATLDQRTNRDRESRIFLRADGTVAYRELMDVMNLLRSAGYLKIALVGLEDTGQGPAPAATGAPRP; from the coding sequence ATGGCCGTCTCGCTCAAGGATCCGCAGGACGGCGATCTCGCGGAGGTCTCCGAGATCAACGTCACCCCCTTCATCGACGTGATCCTGGTGCTGCTGATCATCTTCATGGTCGCGGCCCCGCTGTCCACGGTGGATGTCGCGGTCGACCTGCCGGTGTCCAATGCACAGCCGCAGCCGCGCCCCGAGGCGCCGCTGTTCCTCACGGTCAAGGGCGACCTCACGCTCGCGCTCGGCAACGACACGATCGGGCGCGAATCGCTGCAGGCGACCCTCGACCAGCGCACGAACAGGGACCGCGAAAGCCGGATCTTCCTGCGCGCCGACGGAACGGTGGCGTATCGCGAGCTCATGGACGTGATGAACCTGCTGCGCAGCGCGGGTTATCTCAAGATCGCGCTGGTCGGGCTCGAGGATACCGGCCAAGGGCCGGCGCCCGCAGCGACAGGAGCGCCCCGGCCATGA
- a CDS encoding ABC transporter substrate-binding protein: MDMTRRAALMTSAAIASNVLFPMRSFAQETPRKGGVFTVHYGAEQRQLNPSLQASTGVYIIGGKIQEQLVDLDAAGNPVGVLATSWEAAPDGKTITFKLRPGVTWHDGKPFTSADVQFTAMEMWKKILNYGTTLQLFLTAVDTPDPLTAVFRYERPMPLALLLRALPDLGYISPRHLYEDKGDIRQNPVNLAPVGTGPFKFVAYERGQHVIADRNPNYWRQNAPHLDRIVWRVVTDRAAAAAQMEAGQIHYSPFSGLTISDSARLSKDPRFIISTKGNEGNARTNTVEFNFRRKELADIRVRRAIAHALNIPFFIENFLGDFAKRGTGPVPSVSTDFYPADNGPQYPYDKATAIKLLDEAGFKAGAGGTRFSLRLLPAPWGEDISLFATFIQQSLSEVGIKVEVVRTDGGGFLKQVYNDWEFDLATGWHQYRNDPAVSTTVWYRSGQPKGAPWTNQWGWTDETMDKIIDDAATEVDVAKRKTLYGDFVRRANTELPIWTPIEQIFLTAITAKARNHSNTPRWGSSSWHDLWLAE; encoded by the coding sequence ATGGACATGACCCGCCGCGCCGCGCTGATGACGAGCGCCGCCATCGCCTCCAACGTGCTGTTTCCGATGCGCAGCTTCGCGCAGGAGACGCCGCGCAAGGGCGGCGTCTTCACCGTCCATTACGGTGCCGAGCAGCGCCAGCTCAATCCGAGCCTTCAGGCCTCGACCGGCGTCTACATCATCGGTGGCAAGATTCAGGAACAGCTCGTCGATCTCGACGCGGCCGGCAACCCGGTCGGCGTGCTGGCAACGAGCTGGGAGGCGGCGCCCGACGGCAAGACCATCACCTTCAAGCTGCGGCCCGGCGTGACCTGGCATGACGGGAAGCCCTTCACCTCGGCGGACGTCCAGTTCACCGCGATGGAGATGTGGAAGAAGATCCTGAACTACGGCACGACGCTGCAGCTCTTCCTCACCGCCGTCGACACGCCCGACCCGCTGACCGCCGTGTTCCGCTACGAACGGCCGATGCCGCTGGCGCTGCTGCTGCGCGCCTTGCCCGATCTCGGCTACATCTCGCCCCGCCATCTCTACGAGGACAAGGGCGATATCCGCCAGAACCCGGTCAACCTGGCCCCGGTCGGCACCGGGCCGTTCAAGTTCGTGGCTTACGAGCGCGGCCAGCACGTCATCGCCGACCGCAACCCGAACTACTGGCGGCAAAACGCCCCCCATCTCGACCGGATCGTCTGGCGCGTCGTCACCGACCGTGCGGCGGCGGCCGCCCAGATGGAAGCCGGCCAGATCCATTACAGCCCGTTCTCCGGGCTGACGATCTCGGACTCCGCGCGTTTGTCGAAGGACCCGCGCTTCATCATCTCGACCAAGGGCAACGAGGGCAATGCCCGCACCAACACGGTGGAATTCAATTTCCGCCGCAAGGAGCTGGCCGATATCCGGGTGCGCCGCGCCATCGCACATGCGCTGAACATCCCGTTCTTCATCGAGAACTTCCTCGGCGATTTCGCCAAGCGCGGCACCGGCCCGGTGCCTTCGGTCTCGACCGATTTCTATCCGGCCGACAACGGCCCGCAGTACCCTTACGACAAGGCGACCGCGATCAAGCTGCTCGACGAGGCCGGCTTCAAGGCCGGCGCGGGTGGGACTCGCTTCAGCTTGAGGCTGCTGCCGGCGCCCTGGGGCGAGGACATCTCGCTCTTTGCCACCTTCATCCAGCAGTCGCTGAGCGAGGTCGGCATCAAGGTCGAGGTCGTCCGCACCGATGGCGGCGGCTTCCTGAAGCAGGTCTATAACGACTGGGAGTTCGATCTCGCCACCGGCTGGCACCAGTACCGCAACGACCCGGCCGTCTCGACCACGGTCTGGTATCGCTCCGGCCAGCCCAAGGGCGCGCCCTGGACCAACCAGTGGGGCTGGACCGACGAGACCATGGACAAGATCATCGACGATGCGGCGACCGAGGTCGATGTCGCCAAGCGCAAGACGCTTTATGGCGATTTCGTCCGGCGGGCCAATACGGAGCTGCCGATCTGGACGCCCATCGAGCAGATCTTCCTGACCGCGATCACCGCCAAGGCGCGCAATCATTCCAACACACCGCGCTGGGGCTCGTCCTCTTGGCATGATCTGTGGTTGGCTGAGTGA
- a CDS encoding VOC family protein has translation MPLKHVLGVDHVVVTVRDLDASAGLWKRLGFTVSPRGTHSPILGSGNYTIMFGEDYVELLGILAETEHNKPTRDFLATREGIERVAFTTDNAAAGADELKARGHAALGPVHFGRPVELPDGGTGEAKFNVFRWPLDESPGGVRIFACEHLTRETVWIPALQDHANGASRLLRIEVVTADPAAAAARLEALIAEQATQGGDAWIVASGKGRADFLFYDAAGLAERYPEAVRDGAAPEGAAAIVVATSDLAGATKALGSLAVAHDGAVSAPASAANGVIVSFVAL, from the coding sequence ATGCCTCTTAAGCACGTCCTCGGCGTCGATCATGTCGTCGTCACCGTCCGCGATCTCGACGCCTCCGCCGGTCTCTGGAAGCGGCTCGGCTTCACCGTGTCGCCGCGCGGCACGCATTCCCCGATCCTTGGGTCGGGCAACTACACGATCATGTTCGGCGAGGATTATGTCGAGTTGCTCGGCATCCTGGCCGAGACGGAGCACAACAAGCCGACGCGCGACTTTCTGGCGACACGCGAGGGCATCGAGCGCGTCGCCTTCACCACGGACAATGCCGCGGCAGGCGCGGACGAGCTGAAGGCGCGCGGCCATGCGGCGCTGGGGCCGGTGCATTTCGGGCGGCCCGTCGAACTGCCCGATGGCGGCACCGGCGAGGCGAAGTTCAACGTCTTCCGCTGGCCGCTCGACGAGAGCCCCGGCGGCGTGCGGATCTTCGCCTGCGAGCATCTGACCCGCGAGACGGTGTGGATTCCGGCGCTGCAGGATCATGCCAACGGGGCCTCGCGGCTGCTGCGCATCGAGGTCGTGACGGCCGATCCTGCCGCGGCGGCTGCCCGGCTGGAGGCACTGATCGCCGAGCAGGCGACGCAAGGCGGCGATGCCTGGATCGTGGCGTCGGGCAAGGGACGTGCCGATTTCCTGTTCTACGACGCGGCCGGGCTCGCCGAGCGCTATCCCGAAGCCGTGCGGGACGGGGCTGCGCCGGAGGGTGCTGCGGCGATCGTCGTCGCGACGTCCGACCTCGCCGGCGCGACTAAGGCTCTGGGCTCACTCGCCGTCGCGCATGATGGGGCGGTGAGCGCGCCGGCCAGTGCGGCCAACGGCGTCATCGTCAGCTTCGTTGCGCTGTGA
- a CDS encoding NAD(P)-binding domain-containing protein, which produces MNQIDHHPLSPLAAHERNVARDLDLLNLPAKPWLRPHMTPAGEAILDVAIIGAGMNGIGAAAALQFKGIGNIRLFEAEAPGREGPWTTYARMDTLRSPKILPGPIAGIPSLTFRAWHDAIFGTEAWDALYKIPNAMWVDYLSWLQRVLALPVSHGVKVSRISEEGDHLVLHTHSAAGDRVTHARRVVLATGRGGAGGNYVPAFVDPALWPDRAAHSNEPIDFAALAGKNIAVLGGSASAWDNAATALERGVGSVDMYIRRAALPQINKGRGSATPGFFHGWNALDDAERWSLFVYLSEAQAPPPHETVLRGLKQKGLRVHLGQAVKSAKKSGDGVELAVATKDGTAPRQHDFLIVGTGFAIDLDRVPELADFAGAIARWGDVHQPPQALRRPDLAAHPYLGPGFELMPRTAEAPSGLGRIHLLNYGAHASHGAIASDIPGTAIAAERIAIAITDAFFREDLGPIRADLEAFDEPELESTPFFVPRAER; this is translated from the coding sequence TTGAACCAGATCGACCATCACCCGCTTTCGCCGCTGGCGGCCCATGAGCGCAACGTTGCGCGCGACCTCGACCTGCTCAACCTGCCGGCAAAGCCATGGCTCAGGCCGCACATGACGCCTGCCGGCGAAGCGATCCTGGACGTCGCCATCATCGGTGCCGGCATGAACGGGATCGGCGCGGCCGCCGCGCTGCAATTCAAGGGCATCGGCAATATCCGCCTGTTCGAGGCCGAAGCGCCGGGTCGCGAGGGGCCGTGGACGACCTATGCCCGCATGGACACGCTGCGCTCGCCGAAAATCCTGCCCGGCCCGATCGCCGGCATTCCGTCGCTGACCTTTCGCGCCTGGCATGACGCCATCTTCGGGACCGAGGCGTGGGATGCGCTCTACAAGATCCCCAATGCGATGTGGGTCGACTACCTGTCCTGGCTGCAGCGCGTGCTCGCCCTGCCGGTCAGCCATGGCGTGAAAGTCTCGCGGATCAGCGAAGAGGGCGACCATCTCGTTCTGCATACGCATTCGGCGGCGGGCGACCGCGTCACCCATGCCCGCCGGGTCGTGCTCGCGACGGGTCGCGGCGGCGCCGGCGGCAACTATGTCCCCGCCTTCGTCGATCCCGCGCTCTGGCCCGATCGCGCGGCACACAGCAACGAGCCGATCGATTTTGCTGCGCTTGCGGGCAAGAACATCGCCGTGCTGGGCGGCAGCGCCTCGGCCTGGGACAATGCCGCGACCGCACTGGAACGCGGTGTCGGCAGCGTCGATATGTATATCCGCCGTGCCGCCCTGCCCCAGATCAACAAGGGACGCGGCTCGGCCACACCCGGCTTCTTCCATGGCTGGAACGCGCTCGACGACGCCGAGCGCTGGTCGCTCTTCGTCTATCTCAGCGAGGCCCAGGCGCCGCCGCCGCATGAGACCGTGCTGCGCGGGCTGAAGCAAAAAGGGCTGCGGGTTCATCTCGGTCAGGCCGTAAAGTCCGCGAAAAAATCCGGCGACGGCGTCGAACTGGCGGTCGCGACGAAGGATGGCACCGCGCCCCGACAGCATGATTTCCTGATCGTCGGCACGGGCTTCGCGATCGATCTCGACCGCGTTCCGGAGCTGGCGGATTTCGCAGGCGCCATCGCGCGCTGGGGCGACGTCCACCAGCCGCCCCAAGCCCTGCGACGCCCCGACCTCGCGGCCCATCCCTATCTCGGGCCGGGTTTTGAGCTGATGCCGCGCACGGCCGAAGCGCCTTCGGGGCTGGGCCGCATCCATCTGCTCAACTACGGCGCCCATGCGAGCCATGGCGCCATCGCCAGCGACATTCCCGGGACCGCGATCGCCGCCGAGCGCATCGCCATAGCGATCACAGACGCGTTCTTCCGCGAGGATCTGGGCCCGATCCGGGCCGATCTCGAAGCCTTTGACGAGCCGGAACTGGAGAGCACGCCGTTTTTCGTGCCACGGGCGGAGCGGTGA